The Oryza glaberrima chromosome 9, OglaRS2, whole genome shotgun sequence genome includes a window with the following:
- the LOC127785375 gene encoding protein ROOT INITIATION DEFECTIVE 3-like translates to MAASSSSSSSQQLAGDGELILAACHGRPVTAYDALSGHVVAEFPAPVNTSRHGLAVVAAPGAAAPFVAASHVCPVTGAGSVLLLHWWSRAPARSLPVPEPVAPLVAAPRGGSHSHLLAGGLSGRVHAIALPSGDVARSFRAHGGSAPVSCLELSDDGSLLVSGGYDGEVAVFVLLSVLDVDADADDASVSADLSLYRVPAHAAPVTCVACGRGGCDAVVATASMDGTCKVWTLKDGSHLRTLTLPCTAFSLTLDHLAARLFAGGSDGRVHVASLSPAAITSSSWHASGNTNAALVGVGMANGSKNLVTCTEDGEVSVWDIPSGLLLAASFRISGAVTDVMVIKKSAAAAAAGDMVRPRDGGVGFTGVRDGEAWRRAGEAARMEQTRRESEVEKARSVELVEMAVGGYRRCLRLMLREVTATVAGGGRRPNDVSSSDGHVSD, encoded by the coding sequence ATGGCggcgtcctcttcctcctcctcctcccagcagctggccggcgacggcgagctcatCCTCGCGGcctgccatggccggccggtcaCGGCCTACGACGCGCTGTCGGGCCACGTCGTGGCCGAGTTCCCGGCGCCGGTGAACACGTCGCGGcacggcctcgccgtcgtcgctgccccGGGCGCCGCGGCGCCCTTCGTCGCCGCGTCCCACGTCTGCCCCGTCACGGGCGCCGGCtccgtgctcctcctccactGGTGGTCGCGGGCGCCCGCGCGGTCGCTGCCGGTCCCCGAGCCGGTCGCGCCGCTcgtcgcggcgccgcgcggcggctcccactcccacctcctcgccggcggcctgTCCGGGCGCGTCCACGCCATCGCGCTCCCGTCGGGCGACGTCGCGCGCTCCTTCCGCGCCCACGGCGGCAGCGCCCCCGTGTCGTGCCTCGAGCTCAGCGACGACGGCTCGCTCCTTGTCTCCGGCGGCTacgacggcgaggtggccgtGTTCGTGCTCCTCTCCGtcctcgacgtcgacgccgacgccgacgacgccagcGTCTCCGCCGACCTCTCGCTCTACCGCGTGCCGGCGCACGCCGCGCCGGTGACCTGCGTCgcgtgcgggcgcggcgggtGCGACGCCGTCGTGGCCACGGCCTCCATGGACGGCACGTGCAAGGTCTGGACGCTCAAGGACGGTAGCCACCTGCGCACCCTCACGCTCCCATGCACCGCGTTCTCGCTGACCCTggaccacctcgccgcccgcctcttCGCCGGCGGCTCCGACGGCCGCGTCCACGTCGCGTCCCTAAGCCCCGCCGCCATCACGAGCTCGTCATGGCACGCAAGCGGCAACACCAACGCcgccctcgtcggcgtcggcatgGCGAACGGGAGCAAGAACCTCGTCACGTGCACGGAGGACGGCGAGGTCAGCGTCTGGGACATACCAAGCGGGttgctcctcgccgcctcgtTCCGGATCAGCGGCGCGGTGACCGACGTGATGGTGATCAAgaaatccgccgccgccgccgccgccggagacatGGTCAGgccacgcgacggcggcgtgggctTCACCGGCgtgcgcgacggcgaggcctGGAGGagagccggcgaggcggcgcggatggagCAGACGCGGCGGGAGTCGGAGGTGGAGAAGGCGAGGTCCGTCGAGCTCGTCGAGATGGCCGTCGGCGGGTACAGGAGATGCCTCCGGCTGATGCTCCGGGAGGTGACCGCCACCGTGGCCGGTGGCGGCCGCCGTCCGAATGACGTCAGCTCATCGGACGGTCACGTCAGTGACTAA
- the LOC127783989 gene encoding uncharacterized protein LOC127783989: MEGGALALPHFRSRVGVGSPILLSADPGAARRSSGASGRSRVSRVNPGAYPRSAGRGRTWKRDSPEAPPRRSGITRVPNRSPEMPTERAGRTKVSNVNLEVSHHRAVAAVRLLRIEKGKAFVDLLNEKGNSSGENEMSYVERTLGFSIRCLDNRDIRLVTVIVAGTVRWKRYLDYLIMSLCSEVKVFREMEPLLLQILRIGFFEILKLNVPAYAAVDENVRLAKVALRPGAGNLVNAILRKLLLLKEANSLPLPKIEGDDRAQARALSIIYSHPVWMVRRWIRFLGKEEALKLMKWNNSDPHFSIRVNTANGYTRADLIDRLESLQVHYEKSTMDEFVRIQEGMQTVLQAGLLKEGMCAVQDESAGLVVSVVDPQPGETIIDCCAAPGGKTLFMAARLSGQGKIWALDINKGRLRILMEAAKLHNLDAMISDIHADLRLYAKETTATFDKVLLDAPCSGLGVLSKRADLRWNRQFEDLEELMCLQDELLDSASMLVKPGGILVYSTCSIDPEENKHRITAFVQRHPDFVLQSVHGYVPAEFVTDEGFYSSSPTKHSIDGAFAARLVRSVL; encoded by the exons ATGGAGGGAGGAGCCCTCGCACTCCCGCACTTCCGCtcgcgcgtcggcgtcggctcgCCCATCCTGCTCTCCGCCGACCCCGGCGCCGCCCGCAGGAGCTCCGGCGCCTCCG GGAGGAGTAGGGTTTCGAGGGTTAATCCAGGAGCGTATCCGAGAAGTGCAG GGAGAGGTAGGACTTGGAAGCGTGACAGCCCGGAGGCTCCACCTCGCCGATCAG GAATTACTAGAGTTCCAAATCGTAGTCCTGAGATGCCTACTGAAAGAGCAG GGAGGACTAAGGTTTCAAATGTAAATTTGGAGGTATCTCATCACAGAGCAG TTGCAGCAGTGAGGTTGCTAAGGATTGAGAAGGGGAAGGCATTTGTGGACCTTTTGAATGAGAAAGGAAACAGTTCCGGAGAGAATGAGATGAGCTATGTCGAAAGGACACTAGGGTTCAGCATACGGTGTTTGGATAACAGGGATATAAGATTG GTTACTGTCATAGTCGCTGGAACTGTGCGTTGGAAACGGTACCTTGATTATCTGATCATGTCACTCTGTAGTGAGGTGAAGGTGTTCAGGGAGATGGAACCACTACTTCTGCAG ATATTACGAATTGGTTTCTTTGAAATTCTCAAGCTCAATGTGCCAGCTTATGCTGCTGTTGATGAG AATGTAAGGCTTGCTAAAGTAGCTCTAAGGCCTGGTGCTGGGAACCTGGTGAATGCAATTCTGCGTAAACTTCTACTGCTAAAG GAGGCAaactctcttcctcttccaaaGATAGAAGGTGATGATCGTGCCCAAGCTCGCGCACTTTCCATTATTTATTCTCATCCTGTC TGGATGGTGAGAAGATGGATTCGTTTTCTGGGCAAAGAAGAAGCTCTAAAATTAATGAAATGGAATAACAGTGATCCTCATTTCAGTATAAG GGTCAACACAGCAAATGGGTATACAAGGGCTGATCTTATAGATCGATTGGAAAGTTTGCAG GTTCATTATGAGAAGTCAACTATGGATGAATTTGTCCGTATTCAGGAGGGTATGCAG ACTGTCCTGCAAGCTGGACTACTGAAAGAAGGCATGTGTGCTGTGCAGGATGAGAGTGCAG GTCTTGTGGTGTCTGTGGTCGATCCACAACCTGGGGAAACAATCATTGATTGTTGTGCTGCACCTGGTGGCAAAACTTTGTTCATGGCAGCCCGTTTATCGGGACAAG GGAAGATATGGGCACTTGACATAAACAAAGGTCGGTTGAGAATTCTCATGGAGGCAGCAAAGTTACACAATCTTGATGCTATGATCAGTGACATCCATGCTGATCTTCGACTATATGCT AAGGAaaccactgcaacatttgacaAGGTACTGTTGGATGCTCCATGCTCTGGGTTAGGAGTTCTTTCCAAG AGGGCAGACTTGCGGTGGAATAGACAATTCGAAGATTTGGAGGAGCTAATGTGTTTGCAAGATGAGCTTCTTGATTCTGCATCAAT GTTAGTAAAGCCTGGTGGTATATTAGTCTACAGTACATGTTCCATTGACCCTGAAGAAAACAAGCACAGAATTACTGCTTTTGTTCAGAGGCATCCG GACTTTGTCCTACAGAGCGTGCATGGATATGTTCCTGCTGAATTTGTCACAGATGAGGGTTTCTATTCCTCAAGTCCAACTAAGCACTCTATTGATGGGGCATTTGCTGCTCGTCTTGTTCGGTCCGTCCTCTAG